The window CGTTCCAGTCGCGCTGCCCGGTCATGCCCGCAGGCTGGGTGAGCGTGCGCAGCCGTTCCACCGCCGCATCGACCTGCGCGCCATCGCGCACGAAGAAGGAGAGACGGCCGCCGGTGGTCGAAATGTCGCCGATCGCGATCTTGGTGTCGCCCCGGCGCATTTCGGCGCGAACCTGCTCCTCCATGCGGGCGACATTGTTCTTCGCCAGATCGACGGTGTCGGCCTCCAGCATCAGATGGCTGCCGCCCGAAAGATCGAGCCCCAGATTGATGCGCGGCATGCCGCCCAGGCCGTAGCGGGCAGCGTCACCTTCGGGGATCAGGCTGGGAATCGCCAGCAGCACGCCGATCGCCAGCGCGATGACGATGCTCAGAACCTTCCAGCGCGGGAAATCGAGCATCGCGCGATCAGTCGTTCGCGGGCTTGGACGAACCCGACGGGGTCACGTCCGACAGGGTCGCGCGGACGATCTTCACGCGCACGTTCGGCGCGATTTCGACCTCGACCTCATTGTCTTCGACCTTGGTCACCTTACCGCGGACGCCGCCGGCGGTGACGACCAGATCGCCCTTCTTCACCGCTTCGATCGTCTTGCGATGATCGGCCGCGCGCTTCTGCTGCGGGCGGATGAGCAGGAAATAGAAGATCACGAAGATGAAGATCAGCGGCGCGAACTGCATGATCATCGCGAGGCCGCTGCCCGAGGGCGCAGCGCCCGTGGCGGCATAAGCGGGGGTCGAAAACATGTTTTTTGCGTCCCGGGATATAAGCGAAAGCCGCAACGCTGCGGCCTCAAAGTGGCGCGCCGCCTATCACGTTCTCAGGGACAGGTGCAACCGGGCGCTTGCCAAGACCGATTCACCCCTCTAGAGGCCGCCACCTTGGTCGGGGCGTGGCGCAGCCTGGTAGCGCACTTGACTGGGGGTCAAGGGGTCGCAGGTTCGAATCCTGTCGCCCCGACCAGCCTTAAATGATCCGAACCCCCAGCGGATCCATCTGACATCCCTCACCCGCTCGTCATTGCGAGCGGAGCGAAGCAATCCAGGCCCGCACTGGAGAGGCTCGCGACCCACTCACATACGGGCCTGGATTGCCGCGTCGCCTACGGCTCCTCGCAATGACGAGGGAGCGGGACGAGCGAGGGGTTGGACGGAATCGACTCCGATCGCGGATTTAAACGAAACATCACAGCGGGTTCGCGTTGCCATCTCCGAAACTGTCGGGGTGTGTTGCGATGCGTGCTTCGTGGGCGATTGCGGTCGGGCTGGCGTTGGCGCCGGTGCCGGGCGAGGCGGCGCTGGTGATCAGCCAGGCGCAGGCGGGAACGAGTTTCGAGGTCGATTTCGGCGGCGCGGTACTGGGGCTGATCAACCAGCCCAATCTGGGCGCGCTGGGCCGCTTCACCTTCGCTGGCGCGAGCAATGCGGGCAAGACGTATAACTTCACCTATGCGCTGACCAACGATTCCACGGTCGCCTCACAAGTGCGATCGTTCGGGCTCGACGTGGTGGGCGCGGCCGTACAGACGGTGACGTCGACCGGCGCGTTTGCGACCAATTACATCAACCCGCTATCCGGGCTGATCGGCAGCGACCTGTGCTTCACGCCGACATCGTTCGGCACGTGCGGGCTTGTCGGCAATAGCAGCGTGACGATGGGGCAGACGGGCACGGGCAGCTTCGCGCTGACCTTCGCCAATGCGATGGAATCGATCGCGCTCGACGATTTCCGGGTGAATTATACCGGGGTGCTGGGCCTTTATGGCGCGACGGGCA is drawn from Sphingomonas crocodyli and contains these coding sequences:
- a CDS encoding cistern family PEP-CTERM protein, whose protein sequence is MRASWAIAVGLALAPVPGEAALVISQAQAGTSFEVDFGGAVLGLINQPNLGALGRFTFAGASNAGKTYNFTYALTNDSTVASQVRSFGLDVVGAAVQTVTSTGAFATNYINPLSGLIGSDLCFTPTSFGTCGLVGNSSVTMGQTGTGSFALTFANAMESIALDDFRVNYTGVLGLYGATGTGDITSVVGQVSAAPEPTTWLTMLLGFALVGAAMRRGLRPVHPRRA
- the yajC gene encoding preprotein translocase subunit YajC, producing MFSTPAYAATGAAPSGSGLAMIMQFAPLIFIFVIFYFLLIRPQQKRAADHRKTIEAVKKGDLVVTAGGVRGKVTKVEDNEVEVEIAPNVRVKIVRATLSDVTPSGSSKPAND